Proteins encoded within one genomic window of Eurosta solidaginis isolate ZX-2024a chromosome 1, ASM4086904v1, whole genome shotgun sequence:
- the LOC137237672 gene encoding protein hook-like → MQQELNKLQHEVHRLENTTAEIGDDIVSWCPVQAVIVRYSELRRQLDRMKKDHIQSDAAREDLKLKVQQQEEEIQTIQQPNDDLMLIQLKDEVDVLAKSNNKLKDCTIQLETYMKRLEEYNDLF, encoded by the exons ATGCAACAAGAGCTCAATAAACTGCAGCATGAAGTTCATCGGTTGGAAAATACAACTGCTGAAATTGGTGATGATATTGTATCATGGTGTCCTGTTCAAGCTGTTATTGTACGTTATTCTGAACTTCGTCGGCAGCTCGATCGAATGAAAAAAGACCATATACAATCCGATGCTGCACGAGAGGACCTGAAATTGAAGGTTCAGCAGCAAGAAGAGGAAATTCAAACAATACAACAGCCTAATGACGATCTGATG TTAATACAGCTTAAAGATGAAGTTGACGTGCTTGCAAAATCTAACAATAAGCTGAAAGACTGCACCATTCAATTGGAAACATATATGAAAAGACTCGAAGAATATaacgatttattttaa